One genomic segment of Odocoileus virginianus isolate 20LAN1187 ecotype Illinois chromosome 33, Ovbor_1.2, whole genome shotgun sequence includes these proteins:
- the TNFRSF17 gene encoding tumor necrosis factor receptor superfamily member 17, with protein MAQRCSPNEYFDRLLNTCKSCQLRCPNTPPVICQHYCNTMKGANTFLWTCLGLSLIVSLTVFVLMFLLRKMSSEPLKDKLKNTGAVLQKNANADLDVSNNSSIVAEPLLSRGLGYTVEECMCEDCVRSKLKVDSDHFFPLPAMEEGATILVTTKTNDYCDSLLATTSVTGMEKSISTR; from the exons ATGGCTCAGCGGTGCTCCCCAAATGAATATTTTGACAGATTGCTGAATACTTGCAAATCGTGTCAACTTCGATGCCCTAATACCCCTCCTGTAATATGTCAGCATTACTGTAACACAA TGAAAGGAGCAAATACATTTCTCTGGACCTGTTTGGGCCTGAGCTTGATAGTTTCCTTGACAGTTTTCGTATTGATGTTCTTGCTAAGGAAGATGAGCTCCGAACCATTAAAGGACAAACTTAAAAACACAG GAGCGGTTCTCCAGAAGAATGCTAACGCAGACCTGGATGTTAGCAATAACAGCAGTATCGTGGCTGAACCTCTTCTTTCAAGAGGCCTGGGGTACACAGTAGAAGAATGTATGTGTGAAGACTGTGTCAGGAGCAAACTGAAGGTCGATTCTGACCACTTCTTCCCCCTCCCAGCGATGGAGGAAGGCGCAACCATTCTTGTCACCACGAAAACAAACGACTACTGTGACAGTCTGCTAGCCACCACCAGTGTCACGGGGATGGAGAAATCAATTTCTACCAGATAA